Part of the Candidatus Paceibacterota bacterium genome is shown below.
AAGCTTAAAAGGAAAGACGGGAAAATAATTACCGTCATTGATTCTGCACGAATGTTTGATCTTCTTGGGCAAGCGTGTATCCTCTCAACTGCACATGATATTAGTGATCGAATTCATGAGGAACAGGAACTAAAACGCACAAACCGTGCACTCTCTATTCTAAGCGCAACAAATCAAGAACTCATTCATGTCACAGAGGAAAAGGCTCTTCTCGACAAAATAAGTAAAATCATCACCGACATTGGTGGATATCGGCTTATGTGGATTGGTTTTGCATACAAAGACAGAACAAAGACACTACACGTAGCCGCACAATCAGGCTTCATGCATAATAATATGACTTCGCCAGATATAAACTGGGAGGATGCACCTGGTAACAAGAACCCTGCAAGCGTAGCAATTCGTACCGGAAAAACACAAATTGCCTACAATATACAAAATGACCCGAAGCTGTCACCGTGGAGGGATGCAGCCGTACAGAGTGGGAGCAGATCATCTATCGCCCTCCCCCTCACCAGCGAAGGAGAGACCTTTGGTGTGGTAAATATCTACTCAAGCGAAACGGATGCCTTTAATGATCAGGAAGTTAAAATACTCGAAGAACTAACCAGCGATCTCGCTTTTGGTATTACCACTCTACGCAAAGAAGAAAAAATTGAAGAGCGAACGAAGGAAATCGACCAACTCAAAAATAAATTCATTCAGATTGTCTCTCACCAACTTAATACACCTCTAAACGTCATACGCTGGAGCCTTGAAGCAATTATGGACAGGAAGCGCGGTGAAGTTCCTGCAGCAATATTAGAACTTCTCAAGGGGACGTATGCTGCAGATCTTGAGATTATATCGAGAATAGGCGACCTACTTACTGCAATGAACATTGAAGAAGGGCAGATACATCTTAGTAGAGATGCTACCAACATGGATGATCTTCTCCGTCCAACCTGCGAAGAGAAACTGAAATTGACACACCTTAAAAACATCACTTATGAAATTACACCACTTCAGTCAACAATTCCCATAGTGAATGTGGACGCGGAAAAAATTCGCGATGTTGTTGCGCGTCTTGTAGACAATGCCGTAACTTACACGAAAGATGGCGGGCATATTAATGTAAAATATTTTACACAAGACCATACCTTCCGCTTTGAAATTACAGACTCTGGAGTCGGAATCCCCTCATCAGAGCAATCAAAGGTATTCGAGCGTTTTCATAGGGGATGGAATGCAGCACAAATGAAACCTGACGCATCTGGGTTGAGTTTGTATATCGCCAAAAAATACATTGACATTCATGATGGAAGGATTGGGTTTAATTCAACTGAGGAAGGTGGGAGTACGTTTTGGTTCGAACTTCCACAATAACAACTGTTAGCTATAACAAGCAGTGAAGTCGATATTTTTCTAAATGATGTAGAACATACTGTGACATATACAAATTCACATTATATTCAAGTGGTCCCCACTTCTCATTTGATTTGGTTTTACGTAGCATTCAACTTTGACAGTCATATATTTAGTAATAGAATTAAATATGTTGTCGATAGTTGATTTGGACTTAATACAATAACCAAAAACCGTATGCCAAACGAAACGTATCAAGATTTAGGAGTACTTGTACCAGAAATCATGCTTCCACGTGAAGGAACAGATATGACAAAGTGGGCGGTGGTCGCCTGCGATCAGTACACCTCTCAGCCCGAATATTGGAATAAAGTTGAAGCCCTTGTTGACGGAGCGCCATCGACACTCCGCATCACCCTTCCTGAG
Proteins encoded:
- a CDS encoding DUF1015 family protein; this encodes MPNETYQDLGVLVPEIMLPREGTDMTKWAVVACDQYTSQPEYWNKVEALVDGAPSTLRITLPE